The Tachypleus tridentatus isolate NWPU-2018 chromosome 5, ASM421037v1, whole genome shotgun sequence genome includes a window with the following:
- the LOC143250214 gene encoding cuticle protein 10.9-like codes for MLKAVVFMTFIAGCFAGYLVAPQAVSAAYDINVPTPYETGYDTVDEFGTRLVRQETGDGAGRVQGSYGYADAQGIWRDVKYVADEGGFRASVSTNEPELPTRTPLTSKSQLRSLQLESSQSSFLLLLKPSFLP; via the exons ATGTTGAAG GCCGTGGTGTTTATGACATTTATCGCCGGATGTTTTGCCGGATATCTTGTGGCTCCACAAGCTGTTTCAGCTGCGTAT GATATCAACGTTCCCACACCGTACGAAACCGGTTATGATACAGTGGATGAATTTGGAACCAGACTTGTTCGTCAAGAGACTGGGGACGGAGCTGGCCGAGTGCAAGGTTCCTATGGTTACGCTGATGCTCAAGGAATATGGCGTGACGTAAAATACGTGGCCGATGAGGGTGGTTTCCGCGCCAGTGTTTCTACCAACGAACCTGAACTGCCAACCAGAACCCCGCTGACGTCGAAGTCTCAGCTCAGGAGCCTCCAGCTGGAGTCCAGCCAGTCGTCGTTCCTTCTGCTCCTAAAGCCGTCGTTCCTGCCGTAA